Genomic DNA from Anthonomus grandis grandis chromosome 2, icAntGran1.3, whole genome shotgun sequence:
ttatagttttctctggtggaggttatcttcaaattggtaaaatcaACTAACTTTTGTATTATCTCATTAGAAATTAGTAGACTCCAAGCATCTACAGGCTCACAAGGAAGATTCTTACGAGCAGGGCCAATAAGGCCAGGCAAGATAGTAACCAAATTATGAGCAGGGGTCCTACCTCTAATACCTGCTGTTTTTGACCATTTGGTATTGTCTTTCCCATACCAACTGTTCCTGATGGGCAACTCTTCTTCTTCCGAATCGGAGTTTTCTTGCACTGTTTCGGAATTGTGGTCGCTCAGTTAGTCCTCTTCTTTCTCGTCACTCTCTTCAGCCAATCTTTCTAGTTCCTCTAACACAGCTTCTCTGTTTGGAACACCAACGGATACACTTTTCTTACTCGGGCTCATTTGGTTTGAGTCTTCCATACTTTCCCAAAAGTcttcagactctaaaatattttttaacgcaTCTTCTGACAATGCCCTAGAACTGGACGTCATTGCGTTGCATTTACTAAAAGatagtaaaaaaacacattttatatctattaaCTTATACCTTATGGCCACTAGTACCTATTCTTGTGAAATAGATAAATACCttacaaaaaataacaacaaaataaatactttcCAACCAATAAGCAGTTATTAACTTGTCGCGTATTTACTACTGATGGGTCCAGTAAACACTGGACTTCGAACCTCGCCGACACGAGCGAATACTGAAGTATGAATCTATGCCGGCGAAATCACGCGTATGGTATTGCGGAGGAGTACCGAGACAGTGAGTATCCAATGttgccaaacttaaaaaatatatcaggaCCCATCAGTAGTAGCTACGGGTTAAGTACAATAGCTACAAGTTtctaatacaaaaaaagatattagaGGATTTGTTACCACGTTATATTACACGAAAATTTTAGTTTGTACGTAGCATAACATATTGAAACCATCTTAACAGCTGACATTCAGGAACCATCTTATAAAAAGGGAGTGCTGAGCGCAACTCGCGACATCTGGGAGCGCACGTAGAAACTTAGCGAACAATGGTCTAATATGTAAGGATCCCTCGCCGCTAGAATGGCAATGCAAgtctgaatattggcgcgacttttaaatcaataaagtGTAAATAGGTGTTTCTAATAGTCTTAAGTCATTGTGTTTAGGTAGtgattatttatgtaataaattagtTAACCATTTTTGTGCAGCAAGTATTTTAATCACACGCAACTGAACGAACCATACGAAAAAATCtacaatattaaagaaattacttagaaaacttacattttcatatttaatattacagattataaactatataaatatttactttaatagagttaattattaaaacttagaCACTTGATGTTGCTTATTATGTTTCCATTTAGTTCATATATCACttgtaaaattaatatgttGTAGTAAAATAGTTgtagtttataaatatattcattCTAAATTTCTTCTCAAGAACCATTTTCCTTTTTGTATTTCAAACCTGATCCACTGcctaaattattgttaaatattaaattagcaCACGTACCTACAATGATACCTTAACCCTAAGAAAGacatgcaataaataaataaaaaaagcaacaaatacCTTAAAAGCCAGGACTATAGCGGGTTACTAAAGCTTATTTACAAATTGTCAAAGTCGACCCAAGAGGCTTTCGCTTTGGCGCCCTCTACACCTCTATCTTGTCTGAACAACTCTACCGAACTGCCCTGCGCAACCCCTAAATCGTTACTCTCGAAACTGTTAATCAATTGATGGTTAGTTGGTTCGAAACAGGGTGACTTTTCGTAGATGTTTTGCTGGAAAACCTCATCTGGACGTTTGTTAAAAATACTATCGTCCATACGTAAGAAATTCGGATCTAAATTTGGATAATAATGCGGCCTCTGATTAAAGAAATTCGAGGAAACATTACTGGAAGCACCAGAGTACATATTTCTATCAAAAGCAGAACTGTTAATCCAGCTCTCAGTGTTAAGTTCCTTCATTTGGTGCTCCCTAGTGTCGCTATACAGCTTTTCCTCGCGTACGTTTAGCATGCTACTAAACCGCTTTTTAATCTCCTGCTCTAAGATAGCTTCgtaattttgcaataaaattacgTCGGGTAAATAGTGGGCTGACATAGATTCCAACGGTCTTAAAGAATCTATGCAAGGACGCCCTCTTTGTAAGCTACCGAAATAAGGGTTACTCACGGGCAGTTGTAGAGTGTGTTGGGGTAAGTGCCAGGGGTTGGCGGTGCTAGGATGGTTAAGCGGTGGTCGTCTAAAATGCAAAAGTGAGTGATGGTGGTGTGTAAGTGAGGTGCTCATGTATGggtgggttttttttttaagccacCAAGTAGTATTAATGAGTTTAGAGTGTGCACTTGTGTTAATTTTACAACATATAAATTTGTCATGAAGAGGGAAAACCTGGgatcaaatatctaaaaaaaattattgattgaaTACAAAGGAGAATATTTGTAAGCACTGTTTAAGATTTTcgaatttatttacaataccTTTACTATTTCTTTTTATTCGTAAAATGCACTTATATTGCATTAATtcttattatagttttttagttGGGTTTTAACTACCTCTACCCTACTAATTTagttcattttttatttgattttatatgttatctaaaatattaaacatccatttattattaatttttattatggatTCTCTTCTTCTTAATATTGCTTTATCTTCAAATCTTTATATGGTATTTTTGTACgtttttaaaatcatatattttatagaCTTTTTTCTTCTCTATCGCTCTTCCTATTCGctagttttagtttttaaatatgtcGTCTTTATTAGTTAATTATCTGTTATTTTCCTATTCTTACTAGCactcctttatttttattattggtaGCCATTCtgcatatttttcaattatattatttatttttttttacgttaccttaaaacttttatgttccatatttgatattattttcgaTCCTAATTCAATTCAGATACTGTAAAAATTACagtttaaatacaaatacattatTACAAGAAggataaagagaaaaaatatagtAGGATAGAGAGGTGAAAatggaaagtaaaaaaaatctagacAAAATTTGGAGAGttggcaaaaaaacaaaaacaggaAAGAAACTACTAAAAATTCGAAGAAAAAaggcaaataatatttaaaaatatgtcaatattagtgtacaatatattttattttatttttttaaatttaaattccttAACAACAAATATTCGAATGCCCCTTTTAGTctcatttattacttttttttaagacgaaataataaacttttttttattgattcataTTTGTTGTTATTTGTATCGCTTTTTCATCAAACTAACATTTTCTCAAGATTTTAACTTTCTGCTGTCTTCTAGGAattgaaaatcaatattttgaggtaaacaatattacacaaataaaatgtaaaaataaggCCTCAAAGGTAGGCGTAGTTAAGAGTTAAATAGTTCCTTCATGAAAAATCATTAGCAAGTATAAAAACATTacatgaaattataaattaacaaagaaaaaaactaaataaagcaATGAAGTTATTTCTGAACAACGTATTAGGTCAGAAatgctaaattaataaaaaggacataaagatttataaataaacgaatattaatttaagaatagCGCGTATTATAtcaagaatgaaatatttttggtattggtaataaggaataattattttttgtcatattataaatttattgctattgccgttaattttttgaaaacttaacAAAATCGCTTGCAACATTAatcgaatttacaaaaaaatatttattacctttcttcctttttctaattttccttCTCTTGGTATGTTTCCAGAAGCTTCTATACTTTTACTGGAAAATCACtgttctaatttttaattcttttattttctattattaaaaatatgattcCCCTTAACTCTGATATCatctttttgatattttctttaGTCTTTATTAccgttttttatattttttttatggtcatttttattttattggtaccAGCTAGACTACCAAAAAgtagatttttataattttttcctcctatcataactatttttcttaattatgtattctttaattatctatttttatattGGGAGTATTCGCCTTGACCCTCATAATCCTAATAAGTAGTTAGGTAGTTTAGGTTTAGTTAGGTAAGTTATAATAAGTCCTCTTGgtagtttctaaaattctagGTAGTTAGTATTTGCTAGTTAGTTATTGCTAGGTAGCCGTGTATAAATTTCTCCAGAATTTTGTCATATTTCAGGCAACTCAGGTCATTATTCATCAGATTCAAGCATTTGAATcaagaatttaatttccttattcCATGTAGTTGAATTATAAGATCATTATGGAATCTCCAGAAATTAAATCGttaattaatagaattttttggattttttcactGTTAAGTTCTATTTCGATTAAATATAACCTATAGATAAGTTTTCCCATAACTTTCACAAATTTTATGCAATTGAATCCATTCTTCATgaaattccaggtagttgaatcATGAATTTAATTTGCATATTCTAGACAGTTTAGTCATAATGTCCTTAGAAGTTCATAGAAGTTTATAGAAGTTCCAGAGATAAagtggtcaattttttgattttttctatagTTAATTCCTATTAgtacattttctattaaatCCCAGGTAGTTGAACCATGGATAAATTGGCCTAAAATTTTATcaagttttttcaatataattaaaaatattaatcggGTTACAATTACCACAGTACTTTCATTGATATTTTCATAGTGATTTCAATATTGTAACCaataaattgtagaaaaatTTTACTGGCTCCCACACTAccaattgaatttttcttcTGTATTATCTACAGCTTGTGTAGATTCTAGTTATATGATAGTTCTAGTTGGTATTATCACATCACAGCTGAATTTACTCCTTATTACTTCATCCATTATCATAGTCATGTcactacaaaattttattataatagacGAGTTATGACATCTTAGTGCCCTAGTTGCaatattgcatataaattaagttaaaaagtccaaaattattgaaaaaaactttcTATTGATTGCCCAGGTTTTAACTCATCAAGCTAGTGTGACATGTAAGCGTAGTTGTGCAGCATAGAAAAAAAACTGCTAAAGTGAAACTTACAATGTGTAAAGCATAGAATTTCTCATGCTGCAAACGAAGAAGTGAATGAGACATTTAATGacattaaagaaatatatatattaaacataTTACGGGATTCTATGACTTACCGATTCTGagcaatttttcttaaagtaTCCGGTACCCGAATTAACTTATCTAAAGTTTTTACAATGGACTGGAATGTTGGCCGGTGGGTCCGCTCCTTCTGCCAACAGTCCAACATCAGTTGGTAGATGGCTTCTGGACAGTCCATCGGCGCGGGAAGCCTAAGTTTGACGTTAGAAACATATCCAAGAAgagattttttctaaaaacttaccTATATCCTTTTTCTATACTTTTTATCACGTCCTGGTTCGACCAGTTCCAATAGGGCCTCTCCCCATAAGACATAACCTCCCAGCACACGATTCCCATCGACCACACGTCACTTGCCGAGGTGAATTTACGGAAAGCTATCGCTTCTGGAGCAGTCCACCTTACCGGAATCTTACCACCCTGAATACAGGATAActttgtaaaataaaacaaattgtaaaataatagcAATACTTACTCTGGTGGTATATGCTCCTTCTGTTGCACTTTCAATTTCCCTACTTAGGCCGAAGTCGGCTATCTTACACACTAATTCAGAATTAACTAAGACATTTCTGGCGGCCAGATCGCGATGGACGTAATTCATCTCGCTGAGGTATTGCATACCAGCCGCTATGCCTCTGAGCATACCCACTAGCTGTATCACTTTGAATTTACCATCGTTTGcctatagagaaaaaaaattgaaacgatcaGTTAAATTGTACAGTTGAAGCAAAAAGAATCATTCAATGGGTGAAATTTTGCAACCATAGATAAGTACTATAATGAATATAATTATGACAGGTTCAGATTCCATGTTCCCAAGTTTCTGGCGACTTATGACAGTTATGACACGACATGTACCAGGTACTTACCCTCAAGAAGGTGTCCAAAGATCCATTCTCCATATATTCGGTGATGATCATGACGGGGTTGGACTTGGTGACTACGCCCTGTAAAAAGATGACGTTGGGATGTTCGAATTGGCCCATGATGGATGCCTCGGTTAAAAAGTCGTTTCTGCTCTTATCCAACGAGCCGGCCTTCAACGTTTTGATGGCCACGTCGATTTCCGCCCCGTTCATTTTCAATTTACCCTTGCACACGTCCCCGAACTCCCCGCCACCTTGAAAATAACACCctgatgaatttaaaataaaaaaaaatcaataatacgGCCAtgcaaaatcataaaaataatgctAAAATATGTAATACAGTAAAATGCATATCAGGGAGggctttcaaaaaattaaagttgataACATTGTTTTATATTGCGACTGTAAGAGAAGGTTTCTTTAAGAATCAGGTGGCTTATTGGTATAAAACTCCCATGTGACTTTAGATCTTAGATTTCATTGGTGGCACTATTTTCTCATTACAACAACAGTAATCAGCGATACTTTTTGATTAAGTAATTAAGTATGTCCTAACGTAATTCAATATCCCAGTTTGAATGATGAATTTTTACACACTGGATCAGAACCGTGCATACAAAAGCCAATAAAAGCTATTGCAGCATTTATTTGATGTACCTTTGACGTTTATAATATTCCCGTCAAtcatcattaatttattttataattgatggttataatttatttatccgAATTTACAAGTTAGttaaaagcaataataaaacatgttatattaataataataataataataatcctaataataataaaataaacatatctGATTTTGTACCAATGCCCCTCAGAGCAATGCTACTCTGAGTAAAAGCTCATACTGTAAATATGAACATAGTCCAAATATACGACCCACCGCAGACAAAGAAGAGGAAGTGGAAAATCTTTACTAAGCCATAGAAGACGTAATACAGCAATTCCCAAAGCACCCAATAAATTTCGTAATCTGCTATTTTAATGCCAAATTGCGATTGGGGATGAAATTAGCCTTTATTGGAACGTTTGGATTGGGATATAAATATAGACAAGAaagttctataaaaaataattttgtctgtGGATGAGCTAAACAAAATTTAAGGATGCTTAGCAAAATTTAGAAGAAGCATTTGAGAATTCGGAGTCGATAAAAAAAGAAGTCCTGTTAAAGGCATCGGTGACTGGACAAGGTTGATTGATTGTAGTTTAGTAGATGAGTATACACTTCACATAAGCCTAATGCCATGAATTTTAGAGTGGAAGATGAGTGAGTTGGCACTGTTATTGGCCGGTTTGCCAGAAGATTTTAAAGCAACGATTATGGCTCTAGAGAATAATGGAATACTTATAACGAGTGATTCTATTAAGGTGAAACACCTACAAGATGTTAGTTCACATTTTACCAAATCAGCAAATTTAAACACAGCAATATATTAGCGAATAGGGCTCCAGgcaaacaatttaataaaaactaaggcaAAACGGGTCTCACTGTAAAGGTGGAAAGCCCCCAGGGCAATCAAGGAGGCCAAAGTAAGGGTAAAAATACTGCTATTCTTGCATGTTGCTCTTCCAAAGAAATAAAGAGGGAGGCATGATTTTTGGACTCATGTGCCTCGGTCTATTTAACTAAAAACAGTTACTGGTTTGTTAATTGTGCTAAGAACAGTACTAACATTTTAACAGCCAATACCAATGACCTAGAGATTGTGTCTAAAGAGACAGTGGTCAATAATGTTAAATTAGTTGGTCAGAATAACGTGATTCCTGCTAATGCTGTGATTAATGCTCCCAATACAGCAGTAAACTGGTTATTATTAAGTAGAACTATGCAGAGAGATTGTTTTTGACAAATCTGGATAATTGTCTGAATGACTGCCAGAATAACTGACATGTCTAATCAACTTGTAGCGACTGGATCTAAACATAATggattttaaatcaattaatttgTATCATCAGAGGCTGGGACATACGAATAGGAAAAGCTTGATGTTGCTTCCAAGCATGTTAagagaacttgaaaaaattagtGCGTCTAATCATCCGTATATATGGAAGACAAGCTTTCTACTTGTTTTCTTGCTTGTCATTTAAATATAGTACAAGGAATACCAGTGAGATTTTGCAATTGGTCCATAGTGACTTCTGTGGACCAACTGCAAAATCCGTCTTtaggaaaatgtaaatacatttttacattAATAGATGACTAATCAAGGTTTATGTTCACATATTTCCTATCCGAGAAAAGCAAGTagttgattttcaaaaaaacttaaaatgtttgTGGAAAATcagagatttaaaaattaaaatgttgacAACCCATAATGGCACAGGGTACgtaaacaaaaagtttaaaaaagtttgttgaTAATTGTGGTATCATTCATGAAATAAAAGTTAGTCAAAAAGCAAATCGTACCATTTGTTAAAAGCTATGTGGTCTGATGTATGTTTGTCTAAGCAATATTGGAGGGAAGCAGTGAATACCGCCGTATATCTTCTCAATAGGTCTCGTACTAATGTAGTCTCTTGTAAAACTCCCTATGAGGTTACAGTAGGTATACAGAGAAACCCAATTTATGACATATGAAAGTTTTTAATTGTGAAGCTATGACGCAAGTCAaggaaattactttttatgggcTATGGAGAAAATATACCAAGAGATATAGATTAATACATccgaaaataaagaaaataagtttGACTAGGAATGATTTATTTTTGAGGATAAAAAACTGGGTAATGGCAAAATAGTAGAGCCAAAACTAAAGccaaaaaaaagtgttatatGGCCTGTTGAGGTACAGAAGGTTGAAGAAGAGTCGAATAGTAAAACAATGATAGTATAAAAAGTGAGGAGTTTGTTACAAACGAGGAAGAGCCCCAGGAAGAGTTAGTTGGTTAGCCCATGGTAACAAGAACTGGTAGGGAAGTTCTTAAGCCTGGGACCTTGACAGTTATGAAATATATTCAATTGATGAAAAGATGATTCAATAGATGAAAATATAACGTAGGGTCAGAGAGGGATGTGTCTTCTCGTACATACAAACTAGAATAACTGCTGTCATTCCTGATTCAATAAAAAGCAGCAAATGGTCATATGATTGGATTATAAAAACGTTGAAATCGAAGTTGTTGGTTTATTGGAATATTGAAGATCCGTTAAGATTTGCTAAGAACAGCATTGAATAGCatctacattaaaaattaattaaaacattgttCACCAGGTTTATTCTGTAAAACCAAAACTTGGTaaatctattttctattttCAAACCGTGAAATCTGAAGAACAGAGAAAGAACAACACCGACATCACCCTGTAATGGCTCATAGCACATTcgaaatccggctcgaaggaccaaatatTCGGGGGAGTACAATATAACTTGAGAGAAGATTTTCTCTAAATAAAGGAGGTCACAATTGCTTAATTATGCCACTGGAGAGACTTGCACAATATCAAATAAGCTCATTTAGTAGATACAAAGATAAGAAATTGAAATGGTTGGTGTAAATTATAGGAGATCATTGCtgtctttatttatatttagtttaatctTATTTTACTCACTTTTGCTTCTGTAACTGTTTATATACCACTGAGTTATTTACCATTATATACCACTTAATAACCGGCAGGTGCAAGATTTAAAGGAAAGTACCAAATTCCTACTGTGAAGTGTAGACGAAGGAATATAATGGTCTAAGGATTCTTCTCTCGATCTGCGACCGAGCCAATCATTAAAGTGCAGTGTAAAATATACTGCTTTCAAGATAAAGGAATATTAGAAAAGACAATACTAAGATCTTAAGACCATCTCAATCCCTTTGAAACACTTTGGGAcgtcttaaataattaaatttggatCCATCTGTTACTCAACATCAATAGGAattctttaaatcattaaacTAGAGTGGTTGCAATTTCCTTcagaaattctaaaaaaaatggttgaCTTTATGCCTAGGCAGTCTTAGTTAAAAGATATTCTACAGAATATTAAGAAATGTGTTTATCGTTATGTTAAtaagtttatgttttttataaaataataaaagtttccCTACTTCTACTCGaccttcaaaattatttatttactaaaagcAAAATTTTGAACAGAAATAATGTgggttaaaaaataagtaaatataacTTTAACTCAGATTCCAAATATTGAAGGCTGCAATAATAGCGAGGAACCAAATATACtcgtaattttaaaaagtttccatacttttttttactactGTATGTCAGgttataaatattcaaataataagcAAACGATCACGTGAAGGTTCTACTAAGACTAAGCTCCTCCCATAGATTGACGTGGCAATCCAAGATGGCCGCAAAAGCAATGTACCAGggaaatataaaaagttttctttggaaacttgttaaaattaaaatttttattcatctGCGTTATtcaagtataaaaactaaatattaaatgaccataataattaaaaatacaataactattaaatgtacaataaaaatatgaaaaaattaaaaagatagcCACGCCCCTTGTTTTGTTAAAGTCACATgatcaataatataataataagcaaATGGTCTCGTGATGACTCTaataaaatttggaattaaaGTAACTATGATAAACTAAAAGTTAAGTTAGTTTtttaacccaaactttaaattaccaaaaaaaggaTCACCAAAAATCACAAGAAATCACAATAGCAAGATGCACAAAACATTTATCAAATCTTTCAactacaatttaaatattggtaaatacaaaatcaataatgcaaaataaataatcaaatatacaaattttctacaattttgtgcaggaaacaaatataaaaagtaCCATAAAAAAATACCCTCTTAACGTAATATAAATAGCTACTCAACTTGTTTCTTGCACaaatactgttaaaaaaaaacaggaaaaagaTATTTACCTATAATCGCCTCAATAGTAATACATTTAGAATCAATTTCTCTTGCAAACTCCCTCACTGCCTGATTGGGATCCTCGTAAGTATGGGGATCAATGTAAGTCCTAGACGAGCCACTTATACCAGTAAACAATGGGGTAGTCACtagaggaaaatatatttttatttaaatgaacctactattatataaaattaaaaaaagaaaaacgaaaaaaaaaattaccattggTATGGGTCGTGACAATAGGAGGGTTTTCCAAACTGGCGTGGTGAACTAAAAGGGGGCGCAAAACGAACAAAACattaaacaaacataaatactttaacaaaataaaaaaaaaaacaaaagcaagaACATAGAGACCCAATACCAAACGTAAATGTTTTCACggaattagaattatttttttaaataacaatagtATGATATTTGCAAATATCACACTATTgagaaaaaacactattttttttctatatccaCTCTACTCTATATGTTCAGAAAGTGATTCTTTCCATCCATGTGCAAAAATGCAAGAATTTAAAGGCTcgtggaaaaataattttaatccctgtgaaaacattattttgaaatCTAAATCTAGACACTACTTACTGTAAGTAACTACCAATCCTGGGGTAAGGGAAGAGCATGAAAGTGCAATTTTAAAGGATCGTGTTAGATTTCTAAATTTGCTAATATTATCTAAcctaaatagtgtttttctattatATAGAGGGTTACTTAGTAAACCAAAATAGAgataattagtaataattattaGGTCTAGTCAGTTTGATAAGTTACAATATTATGTTTTCTGAATTCCCTTgcataatattttccaaatttttttaaaggatatattatactgaaaaaaaactaatttggcgttttttactttaaaaatgcttaattatttaataagggAAACCCACccttaaatctaaaataaatactGGAAACTTCATGAGACCAATACAAATCTAAAAGGGGAAATTCAGTGAACCTAATTGTGAAATGCATCTAAACACACCACCTAAATGTTTTTATGTGCCACACACCATTACAGCTAATCATAttcataaaatttcataaaaaaaaactatttttaatagaaatgttGAATAATTTTATCGTTTCctaaccttaaaataaaaactcaacAAAAAACTTACCTTCACCATTTCTATACTCCAAAGTGTCACAATCACTGGGTTGCTTCTTATTACACTCATCATTCGATCTGGATCTGATGAAGACCACGGTAAGCACAATTACTGCCACGAGCACCACAACTATAACCACGATCCCGCCTGCGACCAGTTGTAGTCTGAACCCTTCTTCAGCACCAACATAAGCTAAAACAACGTTTCTTGTTATATGTTCAATAATTGCACACTTGGGACTTACCAGTGTTCAAAACCTGCCCAGTAGTCTTAAACATAACTGGTGACCAAGCTCCCCAGCCTCTTGGTGTCTTAGCCCTGACCTGTAGTCCGTATTCGGTTCGTTGTTGAAGTCCCGTTATCGTTGCTATTAGTGTTGTGGTCAGGAAGCTGGTGGAGTTGCTGTATTCTTCGTTACGAGGGAACCACCTTGGGATAAAAAGAGAAGTTAGTTTACACgaaaatttaaagcaaattccttatttaaattaagaatcTTCAGtgaacacaaaaaataaatttgaataaaaggtCAAAACATCTGAGCACTTAACCACGCACTTAttacgatttatttatttatcaaaaacaaataggATGTTAACAGGCCAAAACCCGAAGGTACATCCACAAACTACAAAGTGTTTCAGGTGTACCTAACtagaaaaaatacaagaaagtgCTAAGTTCTCTTTCTATGTAGAGAGCGACATAATAAAGCTacagtaaaaaatatgaaattatataAGGAAAGCATACGACTTTACGGCGAATTCCTTGCTAAATTTGTTCTATACAAACAGACTGGAAACAAATaagaatttcgaaaattttgcTGAGGTATATGGAAAGGTATTTGAGATATTAAATAACTTGAATCAAtatgataattaattattttatggaGAAAAAACATGTCTGTGTAAGAGCGCCATGTTTCAgaatataattgatatttaGCTCTCTAAAGTTCTATTAAATTAGCATATAAGTTAAATGTACCAGTAGTTTTATCgtctaaaaatcttaaaaacgtattttgtattgttttcaatatatctggttaaataatttgaatgtttaaaaacaaataaagtgtAACAATTTGAcataatatttatcttatatacTGCATTTGCATTTTAATGGATATGGATATATCTCAACTCTCTATGATTGtacgtattttatttttgtcttctCCAT
This window encodes:
- the LOC126750645 gene encoding ephrin type-B receptor 2 isoform X1 — translated: MGFVLRTLPVLAILIKWSQAEQVVLLDTTAEEASLDWTRYPYGPQSSTPGWVEESFTNFQKGINWRSYVVCDVAYNNANNWLWTPYIDRGEANRIYIEIKFTIRDCSLFPGNALSCKETFSLLYYEFDAATKEPPPWDADRYKLIGRIAAGEGRFNSNSEVNINTEVKSIPVTKKGVYFAFRDQGACISLLAIKIYYITCPEVTINFARFPATPTGKEVTIIEQAQGSCVSNAEVVGSQPIYLCKGDGKWTLPSGGCKCKAGFQPDMDKQTCNVCQPGTYKSEVGDTPCFPCPKFSQGPDYGLSECRCITGYYRAPADPKNLSCTQPPSAPQNLTVNFVDQSNVILSWLPPENQGGRSDTMYRIRCDACSLGLVQYNPPTDTFNETRIHISGLNAVTTYRFQIFAENGVSHLTMNNPEYADVVVTTEASVASSITNIRVTSVKSTEITLAWDAPITDGDLESDQVETYEVRWFPRNEEYSNSTSFLTTTLIATITGLQQRTEYGLQVRAKTPRGWGAWSPVMFKTTGQVLNTAYVGAEEGFRLQLVAGGIVVIVVVLVAVIVLTVVFIRSRSNDECNKKQPSDCDTLEYRNGEVHHASLENPPIVTTHTNVTTPLFTGISGSSRTYIDPHTYEDPNQAVREFAREIDSKCITIEAIIGCYFQGGGEFGDVCKGKLKMNGAEIDVAIKTLKAGSLDKSRNDFLTEASIMGQFEHPNVIFLQGVVTKSNPVMIITEYMENGSLDTFLRANDGKFKVIQLVGMLRGIAAGMQYLSEMNYVHRDLAARNVLVNSELVCKIADFGLSREIESATEGAYTTRGGKIPVRWTAPEAIAFRKFTSASDVWSMGIVCWEVMSYGERPYWNWSNQDVIKSIEKGYRLPAPMDCPEAIYQLMLDCWQKERTHRPTFQSIVKTLDKLIRVPDTLRKIAQNRRPPLNHPSTANPWHLPQHTLQLPVSNPYFGSLQRGRPCIDSLRPLESMSAHYLPDVILLQNYEAILEQEIKKRFSSMLNVREEKLYSDTREHQMKELNTESWINSSAFDRNMYSGASSNVSSNFFNQRPHYYPNLDPNFLRMDDSIFNKRPDEVFQQNIYEKSPCFEPTNHQLINSFESNDLGVAQGSSVELFRQDRGVEGAKAKASWVDFDNL
- the LOC126750645 gene encoding ephrin type-B receptor 2 isoform X3; protein product: MGFVLRTLPVLAILIKWSQAEQVVLLDTTAEEASLDWTRYPYGPQSSTPGWVEESFTNFQKGINWRSYVVCDVAYNNANNWLWTPYIDRGEANRIYIEIKFTIRDCSLFPGNALSCKETFSLLYYEFDAATKEPPPWDADRYKLIGRIAAGEGRFNSNSEVNINTEVKSIPVTKKGVYFAFRDQGACISLLAIKIYYITCPEVTINFARFPATPTGKEVTIIEQAQGSCVSNAEVVGSQPIYLCKGDGKWTLPSGGCKCKAGFQPDMDKQTCNVCQPGTYKSEVGDTPCFPCPKFSQGPDYGLSECRCITGYYRAPADPKNLSCTQPPSAPQNLTVNFVDQSNVILSWLPPENQGGRSDTMYRIRCDACSLGLVQYNPPTDTFNETRIHISGLNAVTTYRFQIFAENGVSHLTMNNPEYADVVVTTEASVASSITNIRVTSVKSTEITLAWDAPITDGDLESDQVETYEVRWFPRNEEYSNSTSFLTTTLIATITGLQQRTEYGLQVRAKTPRGWGAWSPVMFKTTGQVLNTAYVGAEEGFRLQLVAGGIVVIVVVLVAVIVLTVVFIRSRSNDECNKKQPSDCDTLEYRNGEGLVVTYMTTPLFTGISGSSRTYIDPHTYEDPNQAVREFAREIDSKCITIEAIIGCYFQGGGEFGDVCKGKLKMNGAEIDVAIKTLKAGSLDKSRNDFLTEASIMGQFEHPNVIFLQGVVTKSNPVMIITEYMENGSLDTFLRANDGKFKVIQLVGMLRGIAAGMQYLSEMNYVHRDLAARNVLVNSELVCKIADFGLSREIESATEGAYTTRGGKIPVRWTAPEAIAFRKFTSASDVWSMGIVCWEVMSYGERPYWNWSNQDVIKSIEKGYRLPAPMDCPEAIYQLMLDCWQKERTHRPTFQSIVKTLDKLIRVPDTLRKIAQNRRPPLNHPSTANPWHLPQHTLQLPVSNPYFGSLQRGRPCIDSLRPLESMSAHYLPDVILLQNYEAILEQEIKKRFSSMLNVREEKLYSDTREHQMKELNTESWINSSAFDRNMYSGASSNVSSNFFNQRPHYYPNLDPNFLRMDDSIFNKRPDEVFQQNIYEKSPCFEPTNHQLINSFESNDLGVAQGSSVELFRQDRGVEGAKAKASWVDFDNL